In Arachis hypogaea cultivar Tifrunner chromosome 17, arahy.Tifrunner.gnm2.J5K5, whole genome shotgun sequence, a single window of DNA contains:
- the LOC140180569 gene encoding uncharacterized protein: MKHIGKITKIWSKRTFTRANKKINQLKDEITKLQNQEFSEQQQERIKDLKVEISQLWKKEEKYWGQRARLKWLKFGDKNTSFFHATTIQRRDLNKIERLKDAEENWITGSKDIMKLVERHFTDLFATTTKSRVEECTQIIPKKVTVEMNRELLKEVLDKEIRDAAFSIGSLKAPSPDGLSSVFFQKHWDIISREVCDVIKDIFASRRMPEDMGETTVVLIPKVKQPEYLS; the protein is encoded by the exons ATGAAGCATATTGGGAAGATCACGAAGATT TGGAGTAAAAGAACTTTCACCAGAGCTAACAAGAAAATCAACCAACTTAAGGATGAAATCACAAAACTGCAAAATCAGGAGTTTTCAGAACAGCAGCAAGAAAGGATCAAGGATCTGAAGGTTGAAATATCACAACtatggaagaaagaagaaaagtacTGGGGCCAGAGAGCAAGATTAAAATGGCTAAAGTTTGGGGACAAAAACACCTCCTTCTTCCATGCAACGACAATTCAAAGAAGAGACTTGAATAAGATCGAGAGATTGAAGGACGCAGAGGAAAATTGGATTACAGGGAGCAAGGACATCATGAAATTAGTGGAAAGACACTTCACTGATCTTTTTGCCACAACCACAAAGAGCAGAGTAGAGGAATGCACCCAGATTATCCCGAAAAAGGTCACTGTTGAAATGAACAGGGAGCTCCTAAAGGAAGTGTTAGATAAGGAGATAAGGGATGCAGCCTTCAGTATAGGAAGCCTAAAAGCACCCAGTCCAGATGGTCTTAGCAGTGTATTCTTTCAAAAACACTGGGATATCATCAGTAGAGAGGTCTGTGATGTTATTAAGGATATCTTTGCTAGCAGGAGAATGCCAGAGGACATGGGAGAGACTACAGTGGTCCTAATTCCCAAAGTTAAACAACCAGAATACCTCAGCTAA